CAATCCAACCAGTAAACCTTCTCCATTGAAGAGTCCCCCGCCGCTGGAACCGGGTGAGATGGCCGCTGTAGTCTGAATCAAGGGAGGCGGTCCGCCCCGGAGCTGAGCGACGATTCCGTCGGAAAGGGAAAGCTCCAGACCCATCGGCGCTCCCACGGCATAAACCGGGACCCCCACCTTCAGGCTTGCTGCCTTGCCAAGCTGCGCCGGTTTCCCTGTAATACCCTTTGCATCGAGGAGGCAGATATCCTTGTCCCGGTCTTCCGCGTATAGAGTAGCGGGGACAAACTGTTTGCCACGGCCCACCTGGTAGGAAGCACCCCCTTCCACAACATGGGAGTTGGTGGCGATCTTTCCGGAAGGGAGCAGCACACCGCTCCCCTGGGCTTTCACCTTGCCTTGGGCGTCCAGAGTTTTTACGACAACGATCGAATCCTTGACTTTTTCAAAAACCTGGTCGGGCGTAAGGGCGTGGACTTGTGCAGGCAGGGTTGCGAGGAAGAACAC
The sequence above is drawn from the Candidatus Latescibacter sp. genome and encodes:
- a CDS encoding serine protease, whose amino-acid sequence is MMNIPSVLKLIIAVFFLATLPAQVHALTPDQVFEKVKDSIVVVKTLDAQGKVKAQGSGVLLPSGKIATNSHVVEGGASYQVGRGKQFVPATLYAEDRDKDICLLDAKGITGKPAQLGKAASLKVGVPVYAVGAPMGLELSLSDGIVAQLRGGPPPLIQTTAAISPGSSGGGLFNGEGLLVGL